One Streptomyces hundungensis DNA segment encodes these proteins:
- a CDS encoding SUKH-4 family immunity protein, translated as MVTFAQAQERAEEWINGDVPAYQHREVRVREFELGFVVWAEDRENGPSGGGGAQRLVIARDSGEASLWPGLPVGEVIRRYEEEYGVPEDAPVAPEPPARIDLNQTSFLLSPPEWLQEAADRLGIPDRRDEGGRAAGAAGAVAGAGGAGSAGAGVGTGAGAPQGASGAGRAGAGGSGSGAGESVGEPAAPAWPAPAAASSAPGPGPGPVSGGGTPAGGTPWAGTDTNAGSDDGSVPLPATVFAPALSGSDGEDDEPPRVTPEAKTALMAGGSQLPPTALATPAYDPQGGPPPGAHPATASPQGAPSAPASRSAGPVEPAGPGDIADAATSKAAGPPPGARPSRGGGATTPPPPGAPGTPGARPGVPAAAPSPGSTPPPGAPAGGYLPTQLVSQLGAQGPQPPGPPTPPPAQGGVHQAATMFADPSRLGAPGQSGPGAPMPPGPPGAPHAPMPPGAPGAPGAPQPPGPPGAPGTPPGGVHHAATMLAGPAQMGPGGPGAPMPPGPPGVPGTPGGPGAPMPPGPPGPPGGPQPPGAPGAPGAPGAPGGGVHQAATMLAGPAQMGPGGPGGPGAPMPPGPPGPPGVPQGAPVPQAPPGVPQAPPGVPQAPSAYGYPQQPPTGLPTVGPGYQAVLRYRAPDGSEQQLIRRSAPGTPHPEWQIFHELRAMNVPADHVLELHTELESCELPGGYCARMIREQWPQVRITHVAPYGKDHGSRRQGVQHLLTHQGELAQVADGPARPQPVRAPLVPVQPLPPLPPEGVAHELAGAFGPQGTFRFDQRAVSRQGVPEVVAVTLVWAGLPVDFGPFFWAQAVPGQPVPTLAELAQQRGVQPAADAGSYLVMGSDFGRAICVQYGTANIVAVPVEAGPGGQSVPPQFVNSGLPEFVRSLALLGRMWRLRFGLNPEQAGRWTVDFQAQLAALDPAALASPESWWSVLLEQMWDGLL; from the coding sequence ATGGTGACTTTCGCTCAGGCGCAGGAGCGCGCGGAAGAGTGGATCAACGGCGATGTGCCCGCGTACCAGCACCGTGAGGTGCGGGTGCGGGAGTTCGAGCTGGGTTTCGTGGTGTGGGCGGAGGACCGCGAGAACGGCCCTTCGGGCGGCGGCGGCGCGCAGCGTCTGGTGATCGCCCGGGACAGCGGCGAGGCGTCGTTGTGGCCGGGGCTGCCGGTGGGTGAGGTGATCCGCCGGTACGAGGAGGAGTACGGGGTGCCCGAGGACGCGCCGGTGGCGCCGGAGCCTCCGGCGCGGATCGACTTGAACCAGACGTCGTTCCTGTTGAGTCCGCCGGAGTGGCTTCAGGAGGCGGCGGACAGGCTGGGCATCCCGGACCGACGGGATGAGGGCGGCCGTGCGGCCGGTGCCGCTGGTGCTGTTGCCGGTGCTGGTGGCGCTGGTTCCGCGGGTGCGGGTGTCGGTACGGGTGCCGGTGCGCCTCAGGGGGCTTCCGGCGCGGGCCGCGCGGGTGCGGGCGGCTCCGGCTCCGGTGCCGGTGAGTCCGTCGGCGAACCCGCCGCGCCCGCGTGGCCCGCGCCCGCCGCCGCGTCGTCGGCTCCGGGGCCCGGTCCTGGTCCGGTCTCCGGCGGGGGGACTCCCGCCGGCGGTACGCCGTGGGCGGGGACGGACACCAACGCCGGGTCCGACGACGGTTCGGTGCCGCTCCCCGCGACGGTGTTCGCGCCGGCGCTGTCGGGTTCGGACGGCGAGGACGACGAGCCGCCCCGGGTGACGCCCGAGGCGAAGACGGCGTTGATGGCGGGCGGCAGTCAGCTGCCGCCGACCGCGCTGGCGACGCCCGCGTACGACCCGCAGGGCGGGCCGCCCCCGGGTGCGCACCCCGCGACCGCGTCTCCGCAGGGGGCCCCGTCGGCTCCCGCTTCGCGGTCGGCTGGTCCGGTCGAGCCCGCGGGCCCGGGCGACATCGCGGACGCGGCCACGAGCAAGGCGGCCGGTCCGCCGCCGGGGGCGCGGCCTTCGCGCGGCGGGGGTGCCACGACTCCGCCGCCGCCGGGTGCGCCGGGTACTCCGGGTGCCCGTCCGGGTGTGCCGGCGGCGGCTCCGTCGCCGGGTTCCACGCCGCCGCCGGGTGCTCCGGCGGGCGGCTATCTGCCGACCCAGCTCGTGTCGCAGCTCGGCGCGCAGGGGCCGCAGCCGCCCGGGCCGCCGACGCCGCCGCCCGCGCAGGGCGGGGTGCACCAGGCGGCCACGATGTTCGCGGACCCCAGCCGGCTGGGTGCCCCGGGGCAGAGCGGCCCGGGCGCGCCGATGCCGCCCGGTCCTCCCGGCGCGCCCCACGCGCCGATGCCGCCCGGCGCCCCCGGCGCTCCCGGTGCGCCCCAGCCTCCCGGTCCGCCGGGGGCTCCCGGTACGCCGCCGGGCGGGGTGCACCATGCCGCGACGATGTTGGCGGGGCCCGCGCAGATGGGTCCCGGCGGCCCGGGCGCGCCGATGCCTCCGGGGCCTCCCGGTGTGCCGGGTACGCCCGGTGGCCCCGGCGCCCCGATGCCCCCCGGCCCTCCGGGTCCTCCCGGTGGCCCGCAGCCGCCCGGCGCCCCCGGCGCTCCCGGTGCTCCCGGTGCTCCCGGTGGCGGGGTGCATCAGGCCGCGACGATGCTGGCGGGGCCCGCGCAGATGGGCCCCGGCGGTCCCGGCGGCCCGGGTGCTCCGATGCCGCCCGGTCCTCCTGGCCCTCCCGGTGTGCCGCAGGGCGCGCCCGTACCGCAGGCGCCGCCCGGCGTCCCGCAGGCGCCGCCCGGCGTCCCGCAGGCGCCGTCCGCGTACGGCTATCCGCAGCAGCCTCCGACGGGTCTGCCGACGGTGGGGCCGGGGTACCAGGCGGTGTTGCGCTACCGCGCGCCCGACGGTTCCGAGCAGCAGCTCATCCGTCGTTCGGCGCCCGGCACTCCGCACCCGGAGTGGCAGATCTTCCACGAGCTGCGGGCGATGAACGTGCCCGCGGACCATGTCCTGGAGCTGCACACGGAGTTGGAGTCGTGCGAGCTGCCGGGTGGTTACTGTGCGCGGATGATCCGTGAGCAGTGGCCGCAGGTGCGGATCACGCATGTGGCTCCGTACGGCAAGGATCACGGCTCCCGTCGGCAGGGGGTGCAGCATCTGCTCACCCACCAGGGCGAGTTGGCGCAGGTCGCCGACGGTCCCGCCCGGCCGCAGCCGGTGCGGGCGCCGCTGGTGCCGGTGCAGCCGCTGCCTCCGTTGCCGCCGGAGGGTGTGGCGCACGAGCTGGCGGGGGCGTTCGGGCCTCAGGGCACGTTCCGTTTCGATCAGCGGGCGGTGTCGCGTCAGGGTGTGCCGGAGGTCGTGGCGGTCACCCTGGTGTGGGCGGGGCTTCCGGTGGACTTCGGTCCGTTCTTCTGGGCGCAGGCCGTGCCCGGGCAGCCGGTGCCGACGCTGGCGGAGCTCGCGCAGCAGCGCGGTGTGCAGCCGGCCGCGGACGCGGGGTCGTATCTGGTGATGGGCTCGGACTTCGGGCGGGCGATCTGTGTTCAGTACGGGACCGCGAACATCGTGGCGGTGCCGGTGGAGGCGGGGCCCGGCGGGCAGTCGGTGCCGCCGCAGTTCGTGAACTCGGGGCTGCCCGAGTTCGTACGGTCGCTGGCGCTGTTGGGGCGGATGTGGCGGCTGCGGTTCGGGCTCAACCCCGAGCAGGCGGGCCGCTGGACGGTCGACTTCCAGGCGCAGCTCGCGGCGCTCGACCCGGCGGCGCTGGCGTCGCCGGAGAGCTGGTGGTCGGTGCTGCTCGAGCAGATGTGGGACGGGTTGCTCTGA
- a CDS encoding ABC transporter permease — MSVLKTSMRNFLAHKGRMALSAVAVLLSVAFVCGTLVFTDTMNTTFDKLFAATASDVTVSPRSATDDGAPSATGKPEALPAALVERIAKVPGVRGAEGAVGSTSVTVVNAKNENMGSTTGAPTIAGNWTDNDLKAMEITSGRAPRGPTEMMVDADTADKHHLAIGDELRTIAVTGDFTAKITGIATFKVTNPGAAVVYFDTATAQKQLLGATGQFTQINVTAANGVSDARLKQDVAAALGSGPYKLQTAQEAKDAGRDSVGSFLDVMKYAMLGFAGIAFLVGIFLIINTFSMLVAQRTREIGLMRAIGSSRKQVNRSVLVEALLLGVFGSVLGVGAGIGIAVVLMKLMGAIGMDLSTDDLTVRWTTPVVGLALGVVVTIVAAYVPARRAGKISPMAALRDAGTPADGRAGAVRATIGLLLTALGTAALFGAANSSQASAGSALLGLGVVLTLIGFVVIGPLLAGVVVRAISAVVLRMFGPVGRMAERNALRNPRRTGATGAALMIGLALVACLSVVGASMVASATDELDRSVGADFIVSSNAQQPIVPQAADAVRKAPGLAHVTNYTSLDVRLTTPDGKSVNDRIAVTDPTYQQDVRRKTVAGDLAAAYGKGAMSVGDTYAKEHGVKVGDLVSVDFKGGSTAKLKVAAITSDDTNIDKGAMYVAVTTVAQYVPAEKMPKNTNMFAKAEDGKAQEAYAALKKSLAAYPQYTVRDQTDFKKDLKDQVGQLLNIVYGLLALAIIVAVLGVVNTLALSVVERTREIGLMRAIGLSRRQLRRMIRLESVVIALFGALLGLGLGMGWGATAHKLLALEGMGVLEIPWPTIGTVFVASAFVGLFAALIPAFRAGRMNVLNAIATD, encoded by the coding sequence GTGAGCGTGCTCAAGACCTCGATGCGCAACTTCCTCGCGCACAAGGGACGGATGGCGCTCTCGGCCGTCGCGGTCCTGCTGTCGGTGGCGTTCGTGTGCGGCACGCTCGTGTTCACCGACACCATGAACACCACCTTCGACAAGCTCTTCGCGGCGACCGCGTCCGATGTCACCGTGAGCCCCCGGTCGGCCACCGACGACGGCGCCCCCTCGGCGACCGGCAAGCCCGAGGCGCTGCCCGCCGCGCTCGTCGAGCGGATCGCCAAGGTGCCCGGTGTGCGCGGCGCCGAGGGCGCCGTCGGCAGCACCAGCGTCACCGTGGTCAACGCCAAGAACGAGAACATGGGCTCCACCACCGGCGCCCCGACCATCGCCGGCAACTGGACCGACAACGACCTCAAGGCGATGGAGATCACCTCGGGCCGTGCCCCGCGCGGGCCGACCGAGATGATGGTCGACGCCGACACCGCCGACAAGCACCACCTCGCCATCGGTGACGAGCTGCGCACCATCGCCGTCACCGGCGACTTCACCGCGAAGATCACCGGCATCGCCACGTTCAAGGTGACCAACCCCGGCGCGGCCGTCGTCTACTTCGACACCGCGACCGCCCAGAAGCAACTCCTCGGCGCCACCGGCCAGTTCACCCAGATCAACGTCACCGCCGCGAACGGCGTCAGCGACGCCCGGCTCAAGCAGGACGTGGCGGCGGCCCTCGGCTCGGGCCCCTACAAGCTCCAGACGGCGCAGGAGGCGAAGGACGCGGGCCGTGACAGCGTCGGCTCGTTCCTCGACGTGATGAAGTACGCGATGCTCGGCTTCGCCGGGATCGCCTTCCTCGTCGGCATCTTCCTCATCATCAACACGTTCTCGATGCTGGTCGCCCAGCGCACCCGCGAGATCGGCCTGATGCGCGCCATCGGCTCCAGCCGCAAGCAGGTCAACCGCTCGGTGCTGGTGGAGGCGCTGCTGCTCGGCGTGTTCGGTTCCGTCCTCGGGGTCGGCGCGGGCATCGGCATCGCGGTCGTCCTGATGAAGCTGATGGGCGCCATCGGCATGGACCTGTCCACCGACGACCTCACCGTCCGGTGGACCACCCCGGTGGTCGGTCTCGCGCTCGGCGTCGTGGTCACCATCGTCGCCGCCTACGTCCCGGCCCGCCGGGCGGGCAAGATCTCGCCGATGGCCGCGCTGCGCGACGCCGGCACCCCCGCCGACGGCAGGGCCGGAGCGGTCCGCGCCACCATCGGCCTGCTCCTCACCGCCCTGGGCACCGCCGCCCTGTTCGGCGCCGCCAACTCCTCGCAGGCGTCGGCCGGTTCGGCCCTGCTGGGTCTCGGTGTCGTGCTCACCCTGATCGGCTTCGTCGTCATCGGGCCGCTGCTCGCGGGGGTCGTGGTGCGGGCGATCAGCGCGGTGGTGCTGCGGATGTTCGGCCCCGTCGGGCGGATGGCCGAGCGCAACGCGCTGCGCAACCCGCGGCGTACGGGGGCGACGGGTGCGGCCCTGATGATCGGGCTCGCCCTGGTGGCCTGCCTCTCGGTGGTCGGCGCCTCGATGGTCGCCTCCGCCACCGACGAGCTCGACCGGTCGGTCGGCGCGGACTTCATCGTCTCCTCCAACGCCCAGCAGCCCATCGTGCCGCAGGCCGCCGACGCCGTGAGGAAGGCCCCGGGCCTCGCCCACGTCACCAACTACACGTCGCTGGACGTGCGACTGACCACCCCCGACGGGAAGTCGGTCAACGACCGGATCGCCGTCACCGACCCCACCTACCAGCAGGACGTACGGCGCAAGACCGTCGCCGGCGACCTGGCCGCGGCATACGGCAAGGGCGCGATGTCGGTCGGCGACACCTACGCCAAGGAGCACGGAGTCAAGGTCGGCGACCTGGTGAGCGTGGACTTCAAGGGCGGCAGCACCGCGAAGCTGAAGGTCGCGGCGATCACCTCGGACGACACCAACATCGACAAGGGCGCGATGTACGTCGCCGTCACCACCGTCGCGCAGTACGTACCGGCCGAGAAGATGCCCAAGAACACGAACATGTTCGCCAAGGCCGAGGACGGCAAGGCCCAGGAGGCCTACGCCGCCCTGAAGAAGTCCCTGGCGGCGTATCCGCAGTACACGGTGCGGGACCAGACCGACTTCAAGAAGGACCTGAAGGACCAGGTCGGCCAGCTCCTCAACATCGTGTACGGGCTGCTCGCGCTGGCCATCATCGTCGCGGTGCTGGGTGTGGTGAACACCCTCGCCCTGTCGGTGGTCGAGCGGACCAGGGAGATCGGCCTGATGCGGGCGATCGGCCTGTCGCGCCGGCAGCTGCGCCGGATGATCCGGCTGGAGTCGGTGGTGATCGCCCTGTTCGGCGCGCTGCTCGGCCTCGGGCTCGGCATGGGCTGGGGCGCCACGGCCCACAAGCTGCTCGCGCTCGAGGGCATGGGCGTCCTGGAGATCCCCTGGCCGACCATCGGCACGGTGTTCGTGGCCTCCGCGTTCGTGGGACTGTTCGCGGCGCTGATACCGGCGTTCCGGGCGGGCCGGATGAACGTCCTGAACGCGATCGCCACGGACTAG
- a CDS encoding ABC transporter ATP-binding protein, whose amino-acid sequence MTTAVTIPRHGGTGGGTAVAARARQVVKAYGSGETRVVALDRVDVDMARGQFTAIMGPSGSGKSTLMHCLAGLDTVTSGQIHLDDTEITGLKDKRLTQLRRDRIGFIFQAFNLLPTLNALENITLPMDIAGRRPDEKWLERVVETVGLAGRLKHRPTQLSGGQQQRVAVARALASRPEIIFGDEPTGNLDSRAGAEVLGFLRRSVDELGQTIVMVTHDPVAASYADRVVFLADGRIVDEMFHPTADAVLDRMKDFDARGRTS is encoded by the coding sequence GTGACTACGGCTGTGACCATTCCTCGACACGGGGGCACTGGAGGGGGTACGGCGGTCGCGGCGCGGGCCCGTCAGGTCGTGAAGGCGTACGGCTCGGGCGAGACCCGGGTGGTGGCCCTGGACCGGGTCGACGTCGACATGGCGCGCGGGCAGTTCACCGCGATCATGGGGCCTTCGGGTTCCGGCAAGTCCACGCTCATGCACTGCCTGGCCGGGCTCGACACGGTGACCAGTGGTCAGATCCACCTGGACGACACCGAGATCACCGGGCTCAAGGACAAGCGGCTGACGCAGCTGCGCCGGGACCGGATCGGCTTCATCTTCCAGGCGTTCAACCTGCTGCCGACGCTGAACGCCCTGGAGAACATCACGCTGCCGATGGACATCGCCGGCCGGCGGCCGGACGAGAAGTGGCTGGAGCGCGTGGTGGAGACGGTGGGTCTGGCGGGGCGGCTGAAGCACCGGCCCACCCAGCTCTCCGGCGGCCAGCAGCAACGCGTCGCCGTGGCGCGGGCGTTGGCGTCCCGGCCGGAGATCATCTTCGGTGACGAGCCGACCGGGAACCTGGACTCGCGGGCCGGCGCCGAGGTGCTGGGCTTCCTGCGCCGCTCCGTCGACGAGCTGGGCCAGACCATCGTGATGGTCACCCACGACCCGGTGGCCGCCTCCTACGCGGACCGGGTCGTCTTCCTCGCCGACGGCCGCATCGTGGACGAGATGTTCCACCCCACCGCCGACGCCGTGCTCGACCGCATGAAGGACTTCGACGCGCGGGGGCGAACGTCGTGA
- a CDS encoding cellulose-binding protein, with translation MSAASTPPAQPFGFGRGRGYRPDQVDRTLARISGERDAAWERAARLTVLAKQMSAQAAALNEQVAGLAPQTYDVLGERAAAMFALTVEEADAVRAGAEEDAAGQVRAGEEAGRALRDAARSHSEALLAATEAWVQRTLLAARTEADALRDAARAEAKEWREEAAGELDGMRRRCETYLAGQEQERAEAFAADERERAAREAELEARLAELTAAAQSALDQARRGFAEAEEEARRIQEDAQTRAAELVAGARAQEDRIGAETERVLREHVGVREEVQAHMAHVRNSLATLTGRSPEES, from the coding sequence ATGAGCGCAGCATCGACGCCGCCGGCGCAGCCGTTCGGGTTCGGCCGGGGCCGTGGCTACCGTCCCGACCAGGTCGACCGCACGCTGGCCCGGATCTCGGGGGAGCGGGACGCGGCGTGGGAGCGGGCCGCGCGGCTCACCGTCCTCGCCAAGCAGATGAGTGCGCAGGCCGCCGCTCTCAATGAGCAGGTCGCCGGTCTCGCTCCGCAGACGTACGACGTTTTGGGCGAGCGGGCCGCGGCGATGTTCGCGCTCACGGTCGAGGAGGCCGACGCGGTACGGGCCGGCGCGGAGGAGGACGCGGCCGGGCAGGTACGGGCCGGGGAGGAGGCCGGGCGGGCGCTGCGGGACGCGGCGCGGTCGCACAGCGAGGCCCTGCTGGCGGCGACCGAGGCCTGGGTGCAGCGGACGCTGCTCGCGGCCCGCACCGAGGCGGACGCGCTGCGGGACGCGGCGCGCGCGGAGGCCAAGGAGTGGCGCGAGGAGGCGGCCGGCGAGTTGGACGGGATGCGCCGGCGCTGCGAGACGTATCTGGCCGGGCAGGAGCAGGAACGGGCGGAGGCGTTCGCGGCGGACGAGCGTGAACGGGCCGCTCGCGAGGCCGAGTTGGAGGCCCGGCTCGCCGAACTCACCGCCGCCGCGCAGTCGGCGCTCGACCAGGCGCGGCGCGGGTTCGCCGAGGCGGAGGAGGAGGCGCGCCGCATCCAGGAGGACGCGCAGACGCGGGCCGCGGAGCTGGTGGCCGGGGCGCGGGCCCAGGAGGACCGGATCGGGGCGGAGACGGAGCGGGTGCTGCGGGAGCATGTGGGGGTGCGGGAGGAGGTGCAGGCGCACATGGCGCATGTACGCAACAGTCTGGCGACGCTGACGGGCCGGTCCCCGGAGGAGAGCTGA
- a CDS encoding MFS transporter produces MPGATPDAVPARGRGPVVAALMMGMALVALDGTIVSTAVPQIVGDLGGFAVFSWLFSGYLLAVTVTLPVYGKLSDTFGRKPVLIAGVILFLTGSVLCAFAWNMAALIAFRIVQGLGGGALQGTIQTIAADLYPLKERPRIQARLSTVWAVSAVAGPALGGLLAGYADWRWIFLINVPVGIITLYLVARHLTEPARTAPAARPRVDWAGALCVFATGALLLTALVQGGVAWPWLSPPSLALFAGSAGCAALTAYVERRAAEPVIPGWVWRRRTIAAVNLAFGGLGLLMVAPTVFLPTYAQSVLGLNPTAAGFVLSVMTLSWPLSAALSSRVYTRLGFRDTAVIGITLALLILLAFPLLPFPGRAWQPALLMLLLGGALGLFQLPLIVGVQSTVGWAERGTTTASVLFCRQIGQSVGAALFGAVANATLASRLAHAPAPGPAGDLDSVARALRHPADLSAEAADLLRRAVASAVGHVYLGAAIAAALSLLVLLLLAPRHFPVLPQPTPGEDV; encoded by the coding sequence ATACCCGGCGCGACCCCGGACGCCGTGCCCGCGCGCGGCCGCGGCCCGGTCGTCGCCGCCCTCATGATGGGCATGGCCCTGGTCGCGCTCGACGGCACCATCGTCTCCACGGCGGTCCCCCAGATCGTCGGCGACCTCGGCGGATTCGCCGTCTTCTCCTGGCTGTTCTCCGGCTATCTGCTCGCCGTGACCGTCACCCTGCCCGTCTACGGCAAGCTCTCCGACACCTTCGGCCGCAAACCCGTCCTCATCGCCGGTGTCATCCTCTTCCTCACCGGTTCCGTCCTGTGCGCGTTCGCCTGGAACATGGCCGCGCTCATCGCGTTCCGCATCGTCCAGGGCCTGGGCGGCGGCGCCCTCCAGGGCACCATCCAGACCATCGCCGCCGACCTGTACCCGCTCAAGGAACGCCCCAGGATCCAGGCCAGGCTCTCCACGGTGTGGGCGGTCTCAGCCGTCGCCGGACCCGCACTCGGCGGGCTCCTCGCCGGCTACGCCGACTGGCGCTGGATCTTCCTCATCAACGTGCCCGTCGGCATCATCACCCTGTACCTCGTCGCCCGGCACCTCACCGAACCCGCCCGCACCGCCCCCGCCGCCCGGCCCCGCGTCGACTGGGCCGGAGCGCTGTGCGTCTTCGCCACCGGCGCCCTGCTCCTGACCGCGCTGGTACAGGGCGGCGTCGCCTGGCCCTGGCTCTCACCGCCCTCGCTCGCCCTGTTCGCGGGCAGCGCCGGCTGCGCGGCCCTCACCGCGTACGTGGAGCGCCGGGCCGCCGAACCCGTCATCCCCGGCTGGGTGTGGCGCCGGCGCACCATCGCCGCCGTCAACCTGGCGTTCGGCGGGCTCGGTCTGCTCATGGTCGCCCCCACCGTGTTCCTGCCCACCTACGCGCAGTCGGTCCTCGGCCTCAACCCGACGGCCGCCGGATTCGTCCTGTCCGTGATGACCCTGAGCTGGCCGCTGTCGGCCGCGCTCTCCAGCCGCGTCTACACCCGCCTCGGCTTCCGCGACACCGCCGTCATCGGCATCACGCTCGCCCTGCTGATCCTGCTCGCCTTCCCCCTGCTGCCCTTCCCCGGCCGGGCCTGGCAGCCCGCCCTGCTCATGCTGCTGCTCGGCGGGGCGCTCGGCCTCTTCCAACTCCCGCTGATCGTCGGTGTCCAGTCGACGGTGGGGTGGGCCGAGCGCGGCACCACGACCGCGTCCGTCCTGTTCTGCCGTCAGATCGGCCAGTCGGTCGGTGCGGCCCTGTTCGGCGCCGTCGCCAACGCCACGCTCGCCTCACGCCTGGCCCACGCCCCCGCGCCCGGCCCCGCCGGCGACCTGGATTCCGTCGCCCGCGCCCTGCGGCATCCGGCGGACCTCAGCGCCGAGGCCGCCGATCTGCTGCGCCGGGCGGTGGCGAGTGCGGTCGGGCACGTCTACCTCGGCGCCGCGATCGCCGCCGCGCTGTCCCTCCTGGTCCTCCTACTCCTGGCCCCCCGCCACTTCCCCGTCCTCCCCCAGCCCACCCCGGGCGAGGACGTCTGA